A single region of the Populus nigra chromosome 2, ddPopNigr1.1, whole genome shotgun sequence genome encodes:
- the LOC133682539 gene encoding autophagy-related protein 18a-like, with protein sequence MATLSAYSSPPWPNSNPNSDLLSTQDEIDSQAHSPSESQSNDSLSSIMPPDPDPNPNPNPNPITNDNTSISSPPQSTSTPPPISLLHLSFNQDFGCFAAGTDHGFRIYNCDPLREIFRRDFDGDGNSGGGGIGVVEMLFRCNILAIVGGGPDPQYSPNKVMIWDDHQSRCIGELSFRSEVRSVKLRRDRIIVVLEQKIFVYNFADLKLLHQIETIANPKGLCAVSHGAGSLVLVCPGLQKGQVRVEHYASKRTKFIMAHDSRIACFSLTQDGQLLVTASTKGTLVRVFNTANGTLLQEVRRGADRAEIYSLAFSSTAQWLAVSSDKGTVHVFSLKINPGSPGIDRSQSIDEPNLAVTSPASSLSFFKGVLPKYFSSEWSVAQFHLPEGSQYIVAFGHQKNTVVILGLDGSFYRCQYDPVNGGEMTQLEYHNFLNPPEAIL encoded by the exons ATGGCTACTCTCTCAGCTTACTCCTCTCCTCCATGGCCAAATTCAAACCCTAACTCGGACCTTCTCTCAACTCAAGATGAAATCGATTCGCAAGCTCATTCCCCGTCCGAGTCTCAATCTAACGATTCGCTGTCGTCTATTATGCCTCCGGATCCGGACCCGAACCCGAACCCGAACCCAAATCCCATTACCAATGACAACACCTCTATATCTTCTCCACCTCAATCAACCTCAACGCCTCCTCCGATTTCTCTCCtccatctctccttcaaccaGGATTTTGGGTGTTTCGCTGCAGGAACTGACCACGGGTTTCGTATCTACAACTGTGACCCCTTACGCGAGATCTTCCGTCGCGATTTCGATGGCGATGGAAATAGCGGTGGCGGAGGGATTGGAGTGGTTGAGATGCTTTTTAGATGCAATATTTTAGCTATTGTTGGTGGTGGACCTGACCCCCAGTACTCTCCAAACAAGGTCATGATCTGGGACGACCATCAGAGCCGATGCATCGGGGAGCTATCTTTTCGGTCCGAGGTCCGGTCTGTGAAGCTAAGACGGGATAGGATTATTGTTGTCTTGGAgcagaagatatttgtttataaCTTTGCGGATTTGAAGCTTTTGCATCAGATTGAAACAATTGCGAATCCGAAAGGGCTTTGTGCGGTTTCACATGGTGCAGGATCGTTAGTTTTGGTTTGTCCGGGATTGCAGAAAGGACAGGTCCGGGTGGAGCATTACGCGTCGAAAcgaactaagtttattatggcGCACGATTCGAGGATTGCGTGTTTTTCTCTCACGCAGGATGGACAGTTGTTGGTTACTGCTAGCACTAAGGGGACACTCGTCCGGGTTTTCAATACAGCTAATGGTACCCTGCTTCaagag GTGAGGAGGGGTGCGGATAGAGCAGAAATTTATAGTTTGGCATTCTCTTCAACTGCCCAATGGCTAGCTGTATCGAGTGATAAGGGGACTGTTCATGTTTTCAGCCTTAAGATTAATCCAGGATCTCCAGGAATTGACAGGTCACAGAGCATAGATGAGCCTAATCTTGCTGTTACATCACCTGCCTCCTCTTTATCTTTCTTCAAAG GAGTTTTACCGAAGTATTTTAGCTCAGAGTGGTCAGTGGCTCAGTTTCACTTGCCTGAGGGTTCTCAGTACATTGTTGCTTTTGGTCACCAAAAGAATACAGTGGTTATCCTTGGTTTGGATGGAAG TTTCTATCGATGCCAGTATGACCCTGTGAATGGTGGAGAGATGACTCAGCTGGAATATCACAACTTCTTGAACCCGCCAGAAGCAATCTTATAA